A single window of Acidobacteriota bacterium DNA harbors:
- a CDS encoding Npt1/Npt2 family nucleotide transporter: MARPLERLLNLQPGDTTRGLLLFAYLFLVMSSYMAARIARDALFLDDYLAVDLAYVDLASAGLIGAVVAGYLSVGRHLTLPMLLAGSLLVYTTNLVALWYVATVHDPPWLSPVIYIWVSLFGALAPVQVWTLASYVLTTREAKRVFGLIGSGAILGAVVGAKLSGLLARLFGAESLLLAVALAMVVCAGLVPLIWRRRDGMRATAPAEAARVNVVDSLRKIADIPYLRAIALLILVANITTSLAGWQFKALAKSFIPQKDLLAAFFGDFYFYAGILGFLVQLAVTGRLLRRFGLGPALLVVPVAFVFGSTGVLLWGSVTIWAAIALRSCINVLQYSVDKPSVELLYLPVPAGIKNQVKSFIDTVVWRFGDGLSAIAVLAFGKGMGWAPARVSWVVLVLVAGWIAAAIIARRLYVDTLRASIHEHRLDAERASAAVLDRSMTDLLAVRLTSSDPREVVYALNLFAVGRQRTTNPAIQALLDHPAAEARARAVSLLNDASDTTVVRRIDALLTDEDLDVRVEAMRYLARHANLDPLTRVGEPGAFADYAIRSAVVAYLARPGRAQNLEAAHLMLVALGGEAGTEGRRARLEAARLLAHIADPPDPVAALHAQLLADDDAGVAREALRAVSRHPHSDLLPCLLDLLKHPDLAQDAAEVLARMGTPAAAKALNDAVLEGDTALRFLVIAALNKLHQTHPELPRDRSLIETVLSAEILGHYRSYQLLGTMVDGADVADPAVTGLRESMPQEVERIFRLLALLHPDVDLHSAYYGVQSDNQVVHDNALEFLDNVLETEIRRLVVPLVDSTVSVAERSRLANEVLGLDGASPVRLKPDTTSNRSG; this comes from the coding sequence ATGGCCCGACCACTTGAGCGCCTCCTGAACCTGCAGCCGGGCGACACCACCCGCGGGCTCCTCCTGTTCGCGTACCTGTTCCTCGTCATGTCCAGCTACATGGCGGCGCGGATCGCGCGTGACGCATTGTTCCTGGACGACTACCTCGCGGTCGATCTCGCCTACGTCGATCTCGCGAGCGCGGGACTCATCGGCGCCGTCGTAGCCGGCTACCTGTCGGTCGGGCGGCACCTGACGCTGCCGATGCTCCTGGCGGGCAGCCTGCTGGTCTACACGACCAACCTCGTCGCGCTGTGGTATGTCGCCACGGTTCACGATCCGCCCTGGCTCTCTCCGGTCATCTACATCTGGGTCAGCCTCTTTGGCGCGCTCGCGCCGGTGCAGGTATGGACGCTCGCGAGCTACGTGCTGACGACGCGCGAAGCGAAGCGGGTGTTCGGCCTGATCGGCAGCGGCGCGATTCTTGGCGCGGTCGTCGGCGCCAAGCTCAGCGGCCTGCTGGCGCGGCTGTTCGGCGCCGAGAGCCTGCTGCTTGCGGTCGCGCTCGCCATGGTGGTCTGCGCGGGGCTGGTGCCGCTCATCTGGCGGCGCCGGGACGGGATGCGCGCAACGGCGCCGGCCGAGGCAGCTCGGGTCAACGTCGTCGATAGCCTTAGAAAGATCGCTGACATCCCGTACCTGCGCGCGATCGCCCTCCTGATCCTGGTGGCCAACATCACCACGAGCCTTGCCGGATGGCAGTTCAAGGCGCTCGCCAAGTCCTTCATCCCGCAGAAGGACCTGCTGGCGGCCTTCTTCGGCGATTTCTACTTCTACGCCGGGATCCTCGGCTTTCTGGTGCAGTTGGCGGTGACCGGACGGTTGCTGCGCCGGTTCGGCCTGGGGCCTGCGCTGCTGGTCGTGCCGGTGGCGTTCGTCTTCGGATCGACCGGCGTGCTCCTGTGGGGATCGGTCACGATCTGGGCGGCGATCGCGCTGCGTTCGTGCATCAACGTGCTGCAGTACTCCGTGGACAAGCCGAGCGTCGAGCTCCTGTACCTGCCGGTCCCGGCCGGGATCAAGAACCAGGTGAAGTCGTTCATCGACACGGTGGTATGGCGGTTCGGCGATGGATTATCGGCGATCGCCGTGCTGGCGTTCGGCAAGGGGATGGGCTGGGCCCCGGCGCGGGTCAGCTGGGTCGTCCTGGTACTGGTCGCCGGATGGATCGCCGCGGCGATCATCGCCCGCCGCCTCTACGTGGACACGCTCCGCGCCAGCATCCACGAGCATCGTCTCGATGCCGAACGGGCGTCGGCGGCGGTCCTGGACCGATCGATGACCGACCTCCTGGCCGTCCGGCTGACGTCCTCCGACCCGCGAGAGGTCGTCTATGCATTGAATCTCTTCGCGGTGGGACGGCAGCGAACGACGAACCCGGCCATCCAGGCGCTGCTCGATCATCCGGCGGCCGAGGCGCGGGCCAGGGCTGTGTCCTTGCTGAACGATGCCTCCGACACCACCGTCGTGCGGCGCATCGACGCGCTGCTCACAGATGAGGACCTGGACGTGCGGGTCGAGGCGATGCGATACCTGGCCCGACATGCGAATCTGGATCCCCTCACGCGCGTTGGAGAGCCCGGCGCCTTCGCCGACTACGCGATCCGGTCGGCGGTCGTCGCCTACCTCGCGCGGCCGGGCCGGGCGCAGAATCTGGAGGCCGCGCACCTGATGCTCGTGGCGCTCGGAGGCGAGGCCGGGACCGAGGGCCGGCGCGCGCGGCTCGAAGCGGCGCGACTACTGGCGCACATCGCGGACCCACCGGATCCGGTGGCCGCCCTGCACGCGCAACTGCTCGCCGATGACGACGCCGGCGTGGCTCGCGAAGCGCTGCGCGCGGTGTCCCGCCATCCGCACTCGGACCTCTTGCCGTGCTTGCTCGACCTCCTGAAACACCCCGACCTCGCGCAGGACGCGGCCGAGGTGCTCGCGCGGATGGGGACACCGGCCGCCGCGAAGGCGCTCAACGACGCGGTGCTGGAGGGCGACACCGCGCTGCGGTTCCTGGTAATTGCGGCGCTCAACAAGCTGCACCAGACGCATCCCGAACTGCCGCGCGACCGGTCGCTGATCGAGACGGTGTTGTCGGCAGAGATCCTCGGCCACTATCGCTCCTACCAGTTGCTGGGGACGATGGTCGATGGTGCTGACGTGGCGGATCCGGCCGTGACGGGACTGCGGGAATCAATGCCGCAGGAGGTGGAGCGGATCTTCCGGCTGCTGGCGCTGCTGCATCCGGATGTCGACCTGCACAGCGCGTACTACGGCGTGCAGTCCGACAACCAGGTCGTGCACGACAACGCGCTCGAATTCCTCGACAACGTGCTGGAGACGGAGATCCGCCGGCTGGTGGTGCCGCTCGTGGACAGCACGGTGAGCGTCGCCGAACGGAGCCGGCTTGCGAATGAAGTGCTGGGTCTTGATGGCGCGTCGCCGGTCCGGCTAAAGCCGGACACCACATCAAATCGGTCCGGCTGA
- a CDS encoding YeeE/YedE thiosulfate transporter family protein: MSVATTVQKSHGLPVERGGPEKDTAGGKEFSTRQLVLGLLFGLIFGFLLQKGGVAKYHILLGVLLLEDFTVVKVMLSAIIVGSIGVFSLYALGLVKLHIKPTRYAANISGGLLFGVGFALIGYCPGTGAAALGQGNWDAIAGVAGLMLGSYLFAEASGWLGKTLMKVGDRGKLMLPELVGLRLSTFMLILIPLLTAGLVAIDRFTAR; encoded by the coding sequence ATGTCCGTTGCCACCACAGTCCAGAAATCACACGGTCTGCCCGTCGAGAGAGGCGGGCCCGAGAAAGATACAGCTGGGGGAAAAGAGTTCTCCACCAGGCAACTGGTGTTGGGCTTGCTGTTCGGCTTGATCTTCGGGTTCCTGCTGCAAAAGGGCGGCGTCGCCAAGTACCACATTCTGCTGGGTGTCTTGCTGCTGGAAGATTTCACCGTGGTCAAGGTCATGCTGTCGGCGATTATCGTCGGCAGCATCGGCGTCTTCAGTCTCTACGCGCTCGGCCTGGTCAAGCTGCACATCAAGCCAACCCGCTACGCCGCCAACATCAGCGGGGGACTGCTCTTTGGTGTCGGATTCGCGCTGATCGGGTATTGTCCCGGCACGGGTGCGGCGGCCCTCGGTCAGGGAAACTGGGATGCGATTGCCGGTGTCGCCGGACTCATGCTCGGTTCGTACTTATTTGCCGAAGCCTCTGGCTGGCTCGGCAAGACGCTAATGAAGGTCGGGGATCGAGGCAAGCTGATGCTGCCCGAACTGGTCGGCCTCCGCCTGTCGACGTTCATGCTGATCCTCATACCGCTCCTGACCGCCGGCCTCGTGGCCATCGACAGGTTCACAGCCCGATAA
- the speA gene encoding biosynthetic arginine decarboxylase gives MSKVAGGSLNAGTSPGSTPWSATEAAELYDVPRWGQGYFSVGEQGHLQVHPNKDPLRGVDLKRLIDRLQLRGLAVPILLRFTDILKHRLGEIHGAFQSAINQNQYQGKYVCVYPIKVNQQRQVVEEVLNFGAQYGFGLEAGSKPELLAVSAMANNDTPIICNGFKDYEFIEMAMLAQKMGRQIIPVVEKYTELDLVLEYAEKVGVRPNIGMRVKLAARGSGRWQSSGGFRSKFGLTVTEILRGFEELKKRGMEDCLKLLHFHLGSQITHIRIIKGALNEAARVYCELAKQGAGLEFLDVGGGLGVDYDGSQTNFESSMNYTLQEYANDVVYHIQTVCDEAGVKHPTIISESGRAISAYHSMLIFNVLGTLNFGDETIPTEVKDDFERPLVDLIEAYHGVTGRNATETYHDAQQALDMAMNLFSGGYLSLEQRSHAENLYWAICDKINKLCKDMPDVPEELKALEELLSDTYFCNFSLFQSIPDSWAIKQLFPVMPIHRLNERPTEHAVLSDITCDSDGKIDSFIDRRDVKKTIMLHRFNGEPYYLGVFLVGAYQEILGDLHNLFGDTHAVHISLGENGIDHTEGARVEHIIKGDTVREVLKYVEFEPEMLMSKLRRDVEQAVNGGRMEDPQAGRLLRFYEEALQGYTYLEDPNAD, from the coding sequence ATGAGCAAAGTTGCAGGCGGAAGCCTGAACGCGGGCACCAGCCCCGGAAGCACCCCTTGGTCGGCCACCGAAGCCGCCGAGTTATACGACGTCCCCCGCTGGGGCCAGGGTTACTTCTCGGTGGGCGAACAAGGCCACCTGCAAGTCCACCCCAACAAGGATCCGCTACGCGGCGTCGATCTCAAACGGTTGATCGATCGGCTGCAGTTGCGCGGCCTCGCGGTGCCGATCCTGCTCCGCTTCACCGACATCCTCAAGCACCGGCTGGGCGAGATTCACGGCGCGTTCCAGAGCGCCATCAACCAGAACCAGTACCAGGGCAAGTACGTCTGCGTCTACCCGATCAAGGTGAACCAGCAGCGTCAGGTCGTGGAAGAGGTGCTCAACTTCGGCGCCCAGTACGGCTTCGGCCTCGAAGCCGGCAGCAAACCGGAACTGCTGGCCGTGTCGGCCATGGCCAATAACGACACGCCGATCATCTGCAACGGCTTCAAGGACTACGAGTTCATCGAGATGGCGATGCTGGCCCAGAAGATGGGACGGCAGATCATCCCGGTGGTCGAGAAGTACACCGAGCTCGACCTGGTGCTGGAGTACGCGGAGAAGGTCGGCGTGCGCCCGAACATCGGGATGCGCGTCAAGCTGGCCGCCCGCGGCTCGGGGCGCTGGCAATCGTCTGGCGGCTTCCGTTCCAAGTTCGGCCTGACGGTCACCGAGATCCTGCGCGGCTTCGAAGAACTGAAGAAGCGCGGCATGGAAGACTGCCTGAAGCTGCTGCACTTCCACCTCGGCAGCCAGATCACGCACATCCGCATCATCAAGGGCGCCCTCAACGAAGCAGCCCGGGTCTACTGCGAGCTGGCCAAGCAGGGCGCCGGACTGGAATTCCTCGACGTCGGCGGCGGCCTGGGTGTGGACTACGACGGCTCGCAGACCAACTTCGAGTCGTCCATGAACTACACGCTCCAGGAATACGCCAACGACGTCGTCTATCACATCCAGACGGTGTGCGACGAAGCCGGCGTCAAGCACCCGACGATCATCTCCGAGAGCGGGCGCGCGATTTCCGCGTATCACAGCATGTTGATCTTCAACGTGCTCGGCACGCTCAACTTCGGCGACGAGACGATCCCGACCGAGGTCAAGGACGACTTCGAGCGGCCGCTGGTGGACCTGATCGAGGCATATCACGGTGTCACCGGGCGCAATGCGACCGAGACCTATCACGACGCGCAGCAGGCGCTCGACATGGCCATGAACCTGTTCAGCGGCGGTTACCTGTCGCTCGAACAGCGCTCGCACGCCGAGAACCTGTACTGGGCGATCTGCGACAAGATCAACAAGCTGTGCAAGGACATGCCGGACGTGCCGGAAGAGCTGAAGGCGCTCGAAGAGCTGCTCTCAGACACCTACTTCTGCAACTTCTCGCTGTTCCAGTCGATCCCCGACAGCTGGGCGATCAAGCAGCTGTTCCCGGTCATGCCGATCCACCGCCTCAACGAGCGGCCGACCGAACACGCCGTGCTGAGCGACATCACCTGCGACTCGGACGGCAAGATCGATTCGTTCATCGATCGCCGCGACGTCAAGAAGACGATCATGCTCCACCGCTTCAACGGGGAGCCCTACTACCTTGGCGTCTTCCTCGTCGGCGCCTACCAGGAGATCCTGGGCGACCTCCACAACCTGTTCGGCGACACCCATGCGGTGCACATCTCGCTCGGCGAGAACGGCATTGACCACACCGAAGGCGCGCGCGTCGAGCACATCATCAAGGGCGATACCGTCCGCGAGGTGTTGAAGTACGTGGAGTTCGAACCGGAAATGCTGATGAGCAAACTGCGCCGCGACGTGGAACAGGCGGTGAATGGCGGCCGCATGGAAGACCCGCAGGCCGGCCGGCTGCTGCGCTTCTACGAAGAGGCGCTGCAGGGCTACACCTACCTCGAAGATCCCAACGCTGATTAG
- a CDS encoding MBL fold metallo-hydrolase, translating into MSIIFESVQTEGIAELSYLIGDDKTGTAAVIDPRADVAIYVELARKRKVSITHVFETHIHADLVSGARELADRTQTASICVSEEGEAQYGFEHQLVKDGDTFEFGDLVLTARHTPGHTPEHMSYEAAEKKRAPRPWGVFTGDSLFVNSAGRPDLMGSDQSEELAGELYDTLYSYYLQLNDDVIIYPAHGSGSPCGASIGDRLTSTIGYERKFNPYLQRPNRDEFKEFVLSTAPPEPAYYKRMKKLNAQGPEVIGTLPFVPGLPPTAFAAAVKSGDSVLVDTRSMLAFGGGHIKNALNIAGSPELSIWAGWLIDPARTILLVLESDQDVDNVVPLFVRTGYTRFAGYLVGGMKAWNNASLPLLDVRQMTVHELKDRADELQIVDVRSPDEWKEGHIPGALHIFLPELEQRADELQKEKPVVIYCDSGYRASLGTSILQQEGFHVHNVPGSWQAWKSAKFPVEK; encoded by the coding sequence GTGTCCATAATCTTCGAATCGGTCCAAACCGAAGGCATTGCCGAGTTGTCGTACCTCATCGGCGACGATAAGACCGGCACGGCGGCCGTGATTGACCCGCGAGCCGACGTCGCGATCTATGTGGAACTGGCACGCAAGCGCAAGGTCTCGATCACGCATGTCTTCGAGACGCACATTCATGCAGACCTCGTCAGCGGTGCGCGAGAACTTGCCGACCGCACGCAAACCGCCAGCATTTGTGTGAGCGAAGAAGGAGAGGCGCAGTACGGCTTTGAGCACCAGCTCGTGAAGGATGGCGACACCTTTGAGTTCGGCGATCTGGTCCTGACCGCCCGCCACACGCCTGGGCACACGCCGGAACATATGTCCTACGAGGCGGCCGAGAAGAAGCGGGCGCCCAGACCGTGGGGCGTGTTCACCGGCGATTCACTCTTCGTCAACTCCGCCGGCCGTCCGGACCTCATGGGCAGCGATCAATCTGAGGAACTTGCCGGGGAACTGTACGACACCCTCTACTCGTATTACCTGCAGCTCAACGACGATGTCATCATCTATCCAGCGCACGGGAGCGGTTCGCCGTGCGGAGCGTCGATCGGCGACCGGCTGACCAGCACCATCGGCTACGAGCGGAAATTCAATCCGTACTTGCAGCGCCCCAATCGCGACGAGTTCAAGGAGTTTGTCTTATCCACCGCGCCGCCCGAGCCGGCCTACTACAAGCGGATGAAGAAACTCAACGCGCAGGGGCCGGAGGTGATCGGAACTCTCCCGTTCGTGCCGGGTCTCCCACCCACGGCCTTTGCGGCGGCCGTCAAGAGCGGCGACTCGGTGCTGGTGGATACTCGCAGCATGTTGGCGTTCGGGGGCGGCCACATCAAGAATGCCCTGAACATCGCCGGCTCGCCTGAGCTGTCGATCTGGGCCGGCTGGCTGATCGATCCCGCGCGGACCATCTTGTTGGTTCTGGAGAGCGATCAGGACGTGGATAATGTCGTGCCGCTTTTCGTGCGAACCGGCTACACCCGGTTCGCCGGTTACCTGGTCGGCGGCATGAAGGCCTGGAACAACGCCAGCCTGCCCCTTCTGGACGTGCGTCAGATGACGGTTCACGAGCTGAAGGACCGCGCGGACGAACTGCAGATTGTGGATGTTCGTTCCCCCGACGAATGGAAAGAGGGGCACATCCCCGGCGCGCTCCACATCTTCTTGCCTGAATTGGAACAACGCGCTGATGAACTCCAGAAGGAGAAGCCCGTCGTCATCTACTGCGACAGCGGCTACCGGGCCAGCCTGGGCACCAGCATTCTCCAGCAGGAGGGCTTTCACGTTCACAACGTCCCCGGAAGCTGGCAAGCCTGGAAGAGCGCGAAGTTCCCAGTTGAAAAGTAA
- a CDS encoding peptidoglycan DD-metalloendopeptidase family protein, whose translation MSTVALVALAASLALAVEPIQISARARSLRPGEVVVLAIVPPIATDAMRVLAFDREVAAYQDGDTWRAIVGVDLDVEPGTYQVTVESASAEAVARGTHDLRIVPRTFRTRRLTVDPAFVTPPVAEQPRIERESALLAATWQSSAPNRLWTTAFIRPVPHVANSAFGTRSIFNGQPRNSHGGADFLSPAGTPIRAPNAGRIAVARSLYFSGGTVIIDHGLGLFSTLAHLSRIDVEEGAMVTPGQRVGLVGATGRVTGAHLHWAVRAGEARVDPLSLLAVLGQPRSAG comes from the coding sequence ATGTCTACTGTCGCGCTTGTCGCTCTCGCGGCGTCGCTGGCGCTGGCGGTTGAGCCGATTCAGATCTCGGCACGGGCGCGGTCGCTGCGCCCCGGAGAGGTCGTCGTCCTCGCCATCGTGCCGCCAATCGCAACCGACGCCATGCGCGTGCTGGCTTTCGATCGGGAAGTCGCCGCATACCAGGACGGCGACACCTGGCGCGCCATCGTTGGCGTGGATCTCGACGTCGAGCCGGGCACGTATCAGGTCACGGTTGAGAGCGCGAGCGCAGAGGCAGTGGCGCGGGGAACCCACGATCTTCGCATCGTGCCGCGGACGTTCCGCACCCGCCGCCTGACGGTCGATCCGGCGTTCGTAACGCCGCCAGTCGCCGAGCAGCCGCGGATCGAGCGTGAGTCAGCGTTGCTCGCCGCGACCTGGCAATCGTCAGCCCCCAACCGGCTGTGGACGACGGCGTTCATTCGGCCGGTGCCGCACGTCGCGAACAGCGCGTTCGGCACGCGCAGCATCTTCAACGGGCAGCCGCGCAACTCGCATGGTGGTGCGGATTTTCTGAGTCCGGCCGGCACTCCGATCCGCGCGCCAAACGCCGGACGCATCGCGGTGGCGCGCAGCCTGTACTTTTCGGGCGGCACCGTGATCATCGACCACGGGCTCGGCCTGTTCTCGACGCTCGCGCACTTGTCGAGGATCGACGTCGAGGAGGGGGCGATGGTCACGCCGGGCCAACGCGTCGGCCTGGTTGGCGCCACCGGGCGGGTCACCGGTGCTCACCTGCACTGGGCCGTGCGCGCCGGCGAGGCGCGCGTCGATCCGTTGTCGCTGCTGGCGGTGCTCGGGCAGCCACGCTCCGCTGGTTAA
- a CDS encoding YeeE/YedE thiosulfate transporter family protein, with the protein MSWPTLATPLALLLLPAIAAAQQVGTDPLQYSGPAWSPYLVGALIGLLTMLTFYVSDAPLGASKAYARVAGLLGKMVAPRHTESLKFYQANKPKVDWEVMLVVGAIGGAFLAAWHGNELTGEWLPPMWEARFGEGSYALRTATASIGGVFMAFGARLAGGCTSGHGISGALQLSVGSWVSLICFFMGGIATAMLMFRL; encoded by the coding sequence ATGAGCTGGCCAACCCTCGCGACCCCGCTCGCCCTTCTCCTGCTGCCGGCGATCGCCGCGGCGCAGCAGGTTGGTACGGACCCGCTGCAATACTCGGGACCTGCGTGGTCGCCCTACCTGGTCGGCGCGTTGATTGGACTCCTGACGATGCTGACCTTTTACGTATCGGACGCACCCCTCGGTGCTTCGAAGGCGTACGCCCGCGTCGCAGGGCTATTGGGCAAGATGGTCGCGCCCAGGCATACCGAGTCGCTCAAGTTCTACCAGGCCAATAAGCCAAAAGTGGACTGGGAAGTCATGCTCGTCGTCGGAGCGATCGGCGGCGCGTTTCTGGCCGCCTGGCATGGGAACGAGCTGACTGGCGAATGGTTGCCGCCCATGTGGGAAGCACGTTTTGGTGAGGGCAGCTACGCGCTGCGAACGGCCACCGCCTCGATCGGAGGCGTGTTCATGGCCTTTGGTGCGCGACTGGCCGGTGGCTGCACCAGCGGCCACGGCATCAGCGGTGCGTTGCAGCTGTCCGTCGGTTCCTGGGTGTCGTTGATCTGTTTCTTCATGGGCGGCATCGCCACCGCCATGTTGATGTTTCGCCTTTAA
- a CDS encoding ATP-binding protein, translating to MGAKLLAAGIDALGWALESTPNVVFAASADGRVTFANAAARAHWGDAVKEGAPAAGLFADEARGRLAAVAARALTSGETGAFEASELDRSGVRTWARYALSPLRERETITGYLCIATDETALKRSELRLQRSEQLMVDTQGVAHLGTWEWDISQPTAEWSDQLYQIYGLKRAQYTPSYEAYLTMVHPDDRQRVIDATNRVFLEHVPYSHDERIFRPDGTLRYLHTWAYPVLDDAGKLTRLVGVCQDCTDQKLAEEQVLQLNAALERRVAERTRTVEASLRDVEAFNATVSHDLRAPLSVISQSCAILSHDQDNLPPLVAESLARIRRSVSHMTELINVLLALAKVGNAPLERSEIDLSRLCHEVVSNLRLISPEREATVTIAPGLRCTVDASLMRSAMDNLIGNAWKYSSRVPHSRIEIGTVAAGGRAAFFVRDNGAGFDMKDAHRLFAPFERLHTSNEFEGTGVGLATVQRIIERHGGRVWAESKPGQGATFFFELP from the coding sequence GTGGGTGCGAAGCTGTTGGCCGCCGGAATCGACGCGCTCGGCTGGGCGCTCGAGTCGACTCCCAATGTCGTCTTCGCCGCCAGCGCCGATGGCCGTGTGACCTTTGCCAACGCCGCGGCGCGAGCGCACTGGGGCGATGCGGTCAAGGAAGGCGCACCAGCCGCCGGCCTTTTCGCTGACGAGGCGCGCGGGCGCCTCGCCGCCGTTGCGGCCCGGGCGCTCACGAGCGGGGAGACCGGCGCCTTCGAGGCCAGCGAACTCGACCGTAGCGGGGTCCGCACGTGGGCGCGCTATGCCCTCTCTCCCCTGCGCGAGCGCGAAACCATCACCGGTTACCTCTGCATCGCCACCGACGAGACGGCGCTCAAGCGCTCCGAGCTCCGCCTCCAGCGAAGCGAGCAGCTCATGGTTGACACCCAGGGCGTGGCCCACCTCGGCACGTGGGAATGGGACATCAGCCAGCCGACGGCTGAATGGTCCGACCAGCTGTACCAGATCTACGGGCTGAAGCGCGCGCAGTATACGCCCAGCTACGAGGCGTACCTGACGATGGTGCATCCCGACGATCGCCAGCGCGTGATTGACGCGACCAACCGGGTCTTCCTGGAGCACGTGCCCTACTCGCACGACGAGCGGATCTTCCGTCCCGATGGCACGCTCCGTTACTTGCACACGTGGGCGTATCCGGTGCTCGACGACGCCGGCAAACTCACGCGCCTGGTTGGTGTGTGCCAGGATTGCACCGATCAAAAGCTCGCCGAGGAGCAGGTCCTGCAGCTCAACGCCGCCCTGGAGCGCCGGGTGGCCGAGCGCACCCGGACTGTCGAGGCGTCGTTACGCGACGTCGAGGCGTTCAACGCGACGGTCAGCCACGACCTGCGCGCGCCGCTCTCGGTGATCTCGCAGAGTTGCGCGATCCTCTCCCATGACCAGGACAACCTGCCGCCACTCGTGGCCGAATCCCTGGCCCGCATCCGGCGCTCGGTGTCGCACATGACCGAGCTCATCAACGTCCTGCTGGCGCTCGCGAAAGTGGGTAACGCACCGCTCGAACGCTCGGAGATCGACCTCTCGCGGCTGTGCCACGAGGTCGTCTCGAACCTTCGCCTGATCTCGCCCGAGCGCGAGGCGACCGTCACCATCGCGCCTGGTCTGCGCTGCACGGTCGACGCCAGCCTGATGCGCTCCGCCATGGACAACCTCATCGGCAACGCATGGAAGTACTCCTCGCGCGTCCCGCATTCGCGCATCGAGATCGGCACGGTGGCGGCCGGTGGCCGCGCCGCCTTTTTCGTCCGCGATAACGGTGCGGGCTTCGACATGAAGGACGCGCATCGTCTGTTCGCGCCCTTCGAGCGTCTCCACACGTCGAACGAATTCGAGGGCACGGGCGTGGGTCTTGCGACCGTGCAGCGGATCATAGAGCGGCACGGCGGGCGCGTTTGGGCCGAGAGCAAGCCCGGTCAGGGTGCGACGTTCTTCTTCGAGCTTCCGTAA
- a CDS encoding GNAT family protein gives MMAPGPTTLEQNGIRLEPLGPQHREGLAAAAADGELWKLWYTSVPDAAGTAPYIAAALKGQADGHMLPWAVRDLVSGDIVGSTRYHDIVPAIDRVEIGYTWYAARCQKSHVNTTCKLLLLSHAFDTLGCRVVGLRTDNFNFVSQKAIEGIGAKKDGVLRHHQARADGTVRDSVLYSILAGEWPDVKRHLELRLARRSG, from the coding sequence ATGATGGCCCCAGGCCCCACCACGCTCGAACAGAACGGCATCCGTCTCGAACCGCTCGGGCCTCAGCATCGCGAGGGCCTCGCCGCCGCCGCTGCCGACGGCGAGCTGTGGAAGCTCTGGTATACCTCGGTGCCCGACGCGGCCGGCACCGCGCCCTACATCGCCGCTGCCCTGAAGGGGCAGGCCGACGGCCACATGTTGCCGTGGGCCGTCCGCGACCTCGTGTCGGGGGACATCGTCGGCAGCACGCGCTACCACGACATCGTCCCGGCGATCGATCGCGTCGAGATTGGCTACACCTGGTACGCGGCACGCTGCCAGAAGAGCCACGTCAACACCACCTGCAAGCTTCTGCTGCTGTCGCACGCGTTCGACACACTTGGCTGCAGGGTGGTCGGCCTGCGCACCGACAACTTCAACTTCGTGTCACAGAAGGCGATCGAGGGGATCGGCGCGAAGAAGGACGGCGTGTTGCGCCACCACCAGGCCCGTGCCGATGGCACCGTGCGCGACAGCGTGCTGTACAGCATCCTCGCCGGCGAGTGGCCGGACGTGAAGCGCCACCTGGAGTTGAGGTTGGCTCGTCGGTCCGGCTAA